In Clostridium ljungdahlii DSM 13528, the genomic window GGTCAAGCATTCCAAATTCTAATATGTAGCATAGAATGCTTTCATCTTGTCAGGTGAACCAAATGCTATCTTAGCTCCCTTAGGGAAGAATACTGAATCACCAGGATGTGCAGTATAAACTTTATTATCCACTGTTACTGTCAATGTACCCTCTATAACATAGTAAAGTTCTTGACATTCTGTTTCCCAATCAAATTTGCAATCTTCAATTGTAATAAATCCCGCATTCATTGAGGAACCATCATCTGCATTGATTATTTCCTGATAAAATACTTTATCATCAGGATTTCCTGTATCTAGTGCTTCATACTTTACTGAACTACCACGAACGATCTTCAAACCGATAGCGTCAGTCTCAGCAAGATAAGGCTTCTTATTGGTAATCAAATCAATCACTCCATTCAAAAGTCCTTTCTCCATCATTACCTTGAATACTTTATAAATTACTTCACTATCAATTCCATTTTCAAAAACTTTTTCAAGTTCAGAAGCTTTTGTTTCACAAGAACCTTTTACTTCACAAGGAACTTCTACTTCACAAGATTTCTTTACTTCAGGAACTGGAGTTTCGGTAGAAAATTCTATTCCACTATTTCTAGCCGCATCTTTAGCTGAAGGAGTAACAATTGTATCGCAATTAATATACACTACTTTTTGACCCTGCTTTTCTGCAGTTTCAACATCTTTTACACAAATTAACTTTTTCATTCCTTCACATCCTTTCATTTATAAAAGTTCTTATATATTAGAACAATGATGCCAATAATCTTTCAGACGGTGAAGGTATAACCTCTGCATTTACTAATAACCCTTTTTCTTCTGCAATAGCTTTTCCTGTTTCAACACCAGTTTCAACAGCAGCTACATCTCCGGTAAAAGTAAAGAATGACTTACCTCCCAATCCATTTCCCAAACGAAGTTCAATTGGCTGCAATTCAGCAGATTTCAAAATTGCATCAGCAGCAATGACCATTGTTGACAGGGAGAAAGACTCCATAATTCCTAAAGCCTGAACTTCATCTGGCATCGTTGCACCTGTGATTGCAGGGAATACTGCCGGGTTGACATTTGGTATAACAATAGAATCAACTAAAAATTCTTCTGCAAATCTTACACCAACACTCACTGAATCTTCAACTGCTGCAACATCACCTTGAACAATGGCAATATACTTTCCTGGGCAAGAAGAACCTGCTGTAACTATTTCCACTTCAGAAGTCTTTACCATCTGGTCTGCTGCATATATACCACGAGCAATGCTTGTAAACTCAACCATTCCTATTGCTTGTGACATATTATCCCCTCCTTATCACAATAAAATCATTTCCACATTCCACAACTGTTCCCGAAATACTTGCATGAATAGCAGCACTTAAACTACCTTCAGGAATTTTTCCAATTTGTTGTCCAAGTTCTACATGATCACCAACATTAACAATTGGTACTGCAGGTGCTCCTACATGCTGTCTTGTTGCAATATGAACTTCTTCAGGATTTACCTGAACTTCAGTCATAGGAGCTGGCCTGTCAAAGTCATGCAAACCTAATCTGGCAATAAGACGCTTACTTGGAACTAACCTATATTCACGGCT contains:
- a CDS encoding cupin domain-containing protein; translation: MKKLICVKDVETAEKQGQKVVYINCDTIVTPSAKDAARNSGIEFSTETPVPEVKKSCEVEVPCEVKGSCETKASELEKVFENGIDSEVIYKVFKVMMEKGLLNGVIDLITNKKPYLAETDAIGLKIVRGSSVKYEALDTGNPDDKVFYQEIINADDGSSMNAGFITIEDCKFDWETECQELYYVIEGTLTVTVDNKVYTAHPGDSVFFPKGAKIAFGSPDKMKAFYATY
- a CDS encoding BMC domain-containing protein; protein product: MSQAIGMVEFTSIARGIYAADQMVKTSEVEIVTAGSSCPGKYIAIVQGDVAAVEDSVSVGVRFAEEFLVDSIVIPNVNPAVFPAITGATMPDEVQALGIMESFSLSTMVIAADAILKSAELQPIELRLGNGLGGKSFFTFTGDVAAVETGVETGKAIAEEKGLLVNAEVIPSPSERLLASLF